Proteins encoded together in one Deltaproteobacteria bacterium window:
- a CDS encoding DNA helicase, with amino-acid sequence MPGKAPPFQLHFEPFFLESYAILSSKEQKTIDKALVYLAANPRHPSLNVHKAKNILAKYPVGGQEVFIAYASRILRITFEYGPDPGMIALRNCGYHDPTERKI; translated from the coding sequence ATGCCCGGCAAAGCCCCTCCCTTTCAACTACATTTTGAACCGTTCTTCCTGGAAAGTTACGCTATTTTGTCGTCTAAGGAACAGAAGACTATAGACAAGGCTTTGGTTTATTTAGCCGCTAATCCTCGTCATCCTTCTCTTAATGTTCATAAAGCCAAAAACATCTTGGCCAAATATCCGGTCGGGGGCCAGGAGGTATTCATTGCCTATGCCTCTCGAATCCTTCGGATCACTTTTGAATATGGACCGGACCCAGGCATGATCGCTCTCCGCAATTGCGGGTACCATGATCCCACTGAAAGAAAAATCTAA